One genomic segment of Kocuria rhizophila DC2201 includes these proteins:
- a CDS encoding glycine betaine ABC transporter substrate-binding protein, with translation MTHTARLRAAAVVLTAALALSACGTGTEQDGAGGGEPGAAASSPAETVKIATGVDTQTRVLAHLYQQRLAADGVAATVVDVGSSREQIFAALRDGRATMVPDFTGDLYVYARQHELPDAQRPGASPTPSADASEGTDAPRGLLDSLGQFLGITGETGPSEDDVYRALPQVLPSGLQVLDSSPAQRTDRMVVTAATDAQYSLGDMNSAGKQCGKLSVGMPSGYADSAQGTRGLKAYYRCSPRSAHEYGSTDELVDALLQDKVQAAVLKSSEPVIQDEGLVVLDDPDRLFRPEREVVLSSQTLSDSATASVNAVSADLSSEDLSTITRLAGGEHPAMSPEKTAAYVRDRPR, from the coding sequence GTGACGCACACCGCGCGGCTGCGGGCGGCGGCCGTGGTGCTCACGGCGGCCCTCGCGCTGAGCGCGTGCGGAACCGGCACGGAGCAGGACGGGGCGGGCGGCGGGGAACCCGGCGCGGCGGCGTCGTCCCCGGCGGAGACCGTGAAGATCGCCACCGGCGTGGACACCCAGACCCGCGTGCTCGCCCACCTCTACCAGCAGCGGCTGGCCGCGGACGGCGTGGCCGCCACCGTGGTGGACGTGGGCAGCAGCCGGGAGCAGATCTTCGCCGCGCTGCGGGACGGGCGGGCCACCATGGTCCCCGACTTCACCGGTGACCTCTACGTCTACGCCCGCCAGCACGAGCTGCCCGACGCGCAGCGCCCCGGAGCCAGCCCCACCCCCTCCGCCGACGCCTCCGAGGGCACGGACGCCCCGCGCGGACTGCTCGACTCGCTCGGGCAGTTCCTGGGGATCACGGGGGAGACCGGCCCGTCCGAGGACGACGTGTACCGCGCCCTGCCGCAGGTGCTGCCGAGCGGGCTGCAGGTGCTCGACTCCTCCCCGGCGCAGCGCACGGACCGAATGGTGGTGACCGCCGCGACCGACGCGCAGTACTCGCTGGGGGACATGAACTCCGCGGGAAAGCAGTGCGGCAAGCTCTCCGTGGGCATGCCCTCCGGCTACGCGGACAGCGCCCAGGGCACCCGCGGGCTGAAGGCCTACTACCGGTGCTCGCCCAGGTCGGCACACGAGTACGGCAGCACGGACGAGCTCGTGGACGCCCTGCTGCAGGACAAGGTGCAGGCCGCGGTGCTCAAGTCCTCCGAGCCGGTGATCCAGGACGAGGGGCTCGTGGTGCTCGACGACCCCGACCGGCTCTTCCGCCCCGAGCGCGAGGTGGTGCTCAGCTCGCAGACCCTCAGCGACAGTGCCACCGCGTCGGTCAACGCGGTCTCCGCGGACTTGAGCTCCGAGGATCTCAGCACCATCACCCGCCTGGCCGGCGGCGAGCACCCCGCGATGAGCCCGGAGAAGACCGCCGCCTACGTGCGGGACCGCCCGCGCTGA
- the xseA gene encoding exodeoxyribonuclease VII large subunit has translation MDTSFPHDAAPHAHGAPGQQEPPAELPRLARDTSPENPWPLSKLSHALHGWVQKAPDAWVEGQVIEVNERARVCYVTLRDLQEEASVSVTLFKKEMARLERPLERGSRVVVNLQADFYVKTGRLSMLGRDIRPVGLGDLLERLERLRRALADEGLFDPARKKPLPVLPHRVGLITGRNSDAEKDVVRNATNRWPGVQFEIREVPVQGSGSARAVIGALEELDAMAEVDVIVIARGGGAFEDLLSFSEESLLRAVFAARTPVVSAIGHENDQPLLDHVADVRASTPTDAGKRVVPDVHEERLRLGQARAALDRAVGSLIEREQQGLATVRSRPVLSQPDGMILVREEDLDRWRTRAWTATNSLTLRAQDSVAQMRARVRALSPQQTLDRGYAVVQTTDGSVLTDASRAQVGQQLTVRLAAGELGVDVTGTSTRQPGEH, from the coding sequence ATGGACACCTCGTTCCCCCACGACGCCGCGCCGCACGCCCACGGCGCCCCCGGGCAGCAGGAACCGCCCGCTGAGCTGCCCCGGCTGGCCCGGGACACCTCCCCGGAGAATCCCTGGCCGCTGAGCAAGCTCTCGCACGCTCTGCACGGCTGGGTCCAGAAGGCCCCGGACGCCTGGGTCGAGGGGCAGGTGATCGAGGTCAACGAGCGCGCCCGCGTCTGCTACGTGACGCTGCGCGACCTCCAGGAGGAGGCGTCCGTGAGCGTAACCCTCTTCAAGAAGGAGATGGCCCGCCTGGAGCGCCCGCTCGAACGGGGTTCACGCGTGGTCGTGAACCTGCAGGCGGACTTCTACGTCAAGACCGGTCGGCTCTCCATGCTGGGCCGGGACATCCGCCCCGTGGGCCTGGGGGACCTGCTGGAGCGCCTCGAACGGCTGCGCCGCGCCCTCGCGGACGAGGGACTCTTCGACCCCGCCCGCAAGAAGCCCCTGCCCGTGCTGCCCCACCGCGTGGGCCTGATCACCGGGCGCAACTCGGACGCCGAGAAGGACGTGGTGCGCAACGCCACCAACCGCTGGCCGGGCGTGCAGTTCGAGATCCGCGAGGTCCCCGTCCAGGGCTCAGGCTCGGCACGCGCCGTCATCGGGGCGCTGGAGGAGCTCGACGCCATGGCCGAGGTGGACGTGATCGTGATCGCCCGCGGTGGCGGCGCCTTCGAGGACCTGCTCTCGTTCAGCGAGGAGTCCCTGCTGCGCGCGGTCTTCGCGGCCCGCACCCCGGTGGTCAGCGCGATCGGCCACGAGAACGACCAGCCCCTGCTGGACCACGTGGCGGACGTGCGGGCTTCGACCCCCACGGACGCCGGCAAGCGCGTGGTCCCGGACGTCCACGAGGAGCGGCTGCGCCTCGGGCAGGCCCGCGCCGCCCTGGACCGCGCCGTGGGGTCGCTGATCGAGCGGGAGCAGCAGGGCCTGGCCACCGTGCGCTCGCGCCCGGTGCTCTCCCAGCCGGACGGCATGATCCTCGTGCGCGAGGAGGACCTCGACCGCTGGCGCACCCGGGCGTGGACCGCCACGAACTCCCTCACCCTGCGGGCCCAGGACTCCGTGGCCCAGATGCGCGCCCGGGTCCGCGCACTCTCCCCGCAGCAGACCCTGGACCGCGGCTACGCCGTGGTGCAGACCACGGACGGCTCCGTGCTCACGGACGCCTCCCGCGCGCAGGTGGGTCAGCAGCTCACCGTGCGGCTGGCCGCCGGGGAGCTCGGCGTGGACGTCACCGGCACGAGCACCCGCCAGCCGGGCGAGCACTGA
- a CDS encoding NUDIX hydrolase, producing MSQPFDSRVGAYALITRDEHLLLTHWNPRHPDFEGAWTLPGGGMEPGEQPEETMLREVCEETGYRVVSDGLVGVHSYWMSPEQRLDSTTRGNHACRVLYTAHVTGGELAVEQDGSSDDAAWVPFARLGSLKRLDLVDQGLRLAGLTDVVDAAATPPERVAEQDVSTEPAGDR from the coding sequence ATGAGCCAGCCGTTCGATTCCCGCGTGGGCGCCTACGCCCTGATCACCCGAGACGAGCACCTGCTGCTCACGCACTGGAACCCCCGCCACCCCGATTTCGAGGGCGCGTGGACGCTTCCCGGTGGCGGCATGGAACCGGGGGAGCAGCCCGAGGAGACCATGCTGCGGGAGGTCTGCGAGGAGACCGGCTACCGCGTGGTCTCGGACGGTCTTGTGGGCGTGCACAGCTACTGGATGAGCCCGGAGCAGCGGTTGGACTCCACCACGCGCGGCAACCACGCGTGCCGCGTGCTCTACACCGCGCACGTCACCGGCGGTGAGCTCGCGGTGGAGCAGGACGGCTCCTCGGACGACGCCGCCTGGGTCCCGTTCGCGCGTCTGGGCTCCCTCAAGCGCCTGGACCTCGTGGACCAGGGGCTGCGGCTGGCCGGTCTCACCGACGTGGTGGACGCCGCGGCCACGCCCCCGGAGCGGGTGGCGGAGCAGGACGTGTCCACCGAACCGGCCGGGGACCGGTGA
- a CDS encoding pyridoxal phosphate-dependent aminotransferase — protein MAKVKQSDKLKNVLYDIRGPVLEQAEKMEAAGQRILRLNIGNPAPFGFEAPDAILVDMIKNLPNAQGYSDSRGIYSARTAVVQYYQTRGIMNLDTDDVYLGNGVSELITMTLQALCNPGDELLIPSPDYPLWTASVALSGGTPVHYRCDEENGWNPDLEDMASKITERTKGIVIINPNNPTGAVYSRETLQKIVDLAKEHDLILFSDEIYEKITYDDAEMINTASLTGEDVLCLTFSGLSKAYRVAGYRSGWLAITGPNWRAESYLEGIKLLANMRMCANVPAQHAIQTALGGYQSINDLILPGGRLKAQRDIAHRKLNEIDGVTCQQARGALYLFPKLDVEKFGIVDDERFALDLLKEQKILLSHGSAFNWSEPDHFRLVTLPAVDMLDTALDRLGEFLSTYQQ, from the coding sequence ATGGCAAAGGTGAAGCAGTCCGACAAACTGAAGAACGTCCTCTACGACATCCGCGGCCCCGTGCTGGAGCAGGCGGAGAAGATGGAGGCCGCCGGTCAGCGCATCCTGCGCCTGAACATCGGCAACCCCGCACCCTTCGGCTTCGAGGCACCGGACGCCATCCTGGTGGACATGATCAAGAACCTGCCGAACGCGCAGGGCTACTCGGACTCCCGCGGCATCTACTCCGCGCGCACCGCGGTGGTGCAGTACTACCAGACGCGCGGGATCATGAACCTGGACACCGACGACGTCTATTTGGGCAACGGCGTGTCCGAGCTGATCACCATGACCCTGCAGGCGCTGTGCAACCCCGGTGACGAGCTGCTGATCCCCTCCCCGGACTACCCGCTGTGGACCGCCTCGGTGGCGCTGTCCGGCGGCACCCCCGTGCACTACCGGTGCGACGAGGAGAACGGGTGGAACCCGGACCTCGAGGACATGGCCTCGAAGATCACGGAGCGCACCAAGGGCATCGTGATCATCAACCCCAACAACCCCACGGGTGCGGTGTACTCGCGGGAGACCCTGCAGAAGATCGTGGACCTGGCCAAGGAGCACGACCTCATCCTGTTCTCGGACGAGATCTACGAGAAGATCACCTACGACGACGCCGAGATGATCAACACCGCGAGCCTCACCGGCGAGGACGTGCTGTGCCTGACGTTCTCCGGGCTCTCCAAGGCCTACCGGGTGGCGGGCTACCGCTCCGGGTGGCTCGCGATCACCGGGCCCAACTGGCGGGCGGAGTCCTACCTGGAGGGCATCAAGCTGCTCGCCAACATGCGCATGTGCGCCAACGTGCCCGCGCAGCACGCCATCCAGACCGCCCTGGGCGGGTACCAGTCGATCAACGACCTCATCCTCCCCGGCGGGCGCCTCAAGGCCCAGCGGGACATTGCGCACCGCAAGCTCAACGAGATCGACGGCGTCACGTGCCAGCAGGCCCGTGGGGCGCTCTACCTGTTCCCCAAGCTGGACGTGGAGAAGTTCGGGATCGTGGACGATGAGCGCTTCGCCCTGGACCTGCTCAAGGAGCAGAAGATCCTGCTGAGCCACGGCTCCGCGTTCAACTGGAGCGAGCCGGACCACTTCCGGCTGGTCACCCTGCCGGCCGTGGACATGCTGGACACGGCCCTGGACCGGCTGGGCGAGTTCCTCTCGACCTACCAGCAGTAG
- a CDS encoding LysR substrate-binding domain-containing protein, protein MTAADPTPSSPELPSAGSADGHDEAGRTGAPAAAHGDAAARAHEEAVPEPTTGDAAAAPPTGDDAAAPTPGETAAAPGHEDALPRPDSRSGEDHDAAGPAFTVGYVPGVMPGKWLGRWRERRLRPVLRDELLTAAGWREALDSASVTACFVRLGWSSVDPTLEQLRTTHHAVHLYDERQVVVLSTDDVLSVLDTLTTAQLHEESTPQAHADIDVAAMAVELAAAGVGPVVLPMSVARLHARKDVTARELTDAPTVPVFLVWPRGLDEDMEGAVQRFVGIVRGRKESSGRDEPAGAERAASSAGSQTGGHPGGARDTANGGRDAAPMTTRQGAPERTPAPAEAGGTSEKVPAKRSGRAQSGGWAKAGASTKPGLRRKPGRKVKNSRSKKRR, encoded by the coding sequence ATGACCGCAGCGGACCCCACACCATCCTCGCCCGAGCTCCCGTCCGCGGGCTCCGCAGACGGCCACGACGAGGCGGGCCGCACCGGTGCCCCCGCCGCGGCCCACGGCGACGCCGCCGCACGGGCCCATGAGGAAGCCGTTCCCGAACCAACCACGGGTGACGCCGCTGCCGCACCACCCACGGGCGACGACGCCGCCGCACCGACCCCGGGCGAGACCGCTGCCGCTCCGGGGCACGAGGACGCCCTTCCCCGCCCGGACTCACGGTCCGGCGAGGATCACGACGCCGCCGGCCCCGCCTTCACCGTCGGCTACGTTCCCGGCGTGATGCCGGGGAAATGGCTCGGCCGGTGGCGTGAGCGTCGCCTGCGGCCCGTGCTGCGCGACGAGCTGCTGACGGCCGCCGGCTGGCGGGAGGCCCTGGACTCCGCGAGTGTCACCGCGTGCTTCGTGCGCCTCGGCTGGTCGTCTGTGGACCCCACCCTGGAGCAGCTGCGGACCACCCACCACGCCGTGCACCTCTACGACGAGCGGCAGGTGGTCGTGCTCAGCACCGACGACGTCCTGAGCGTCCTGGACACCCTCACCACCGCGCAGCTCCACGAGGAGTCCACACCCCAGGCGCACGCGGACATCGACGTCGCCGCCATGGCCGTGGAACTCGCGGCCGCCGGTGTGGGTCCCGTGGTGCTGCCCATGTCCGTGGCGCGGCTGCACGCCCGCAAGGACGTCACCGCCCGCGAACTCACGGACGCCCCGACCGTTCCCGTCTTCCTCGTCTGGCCCCGTGGTCTGGACGAGGACATGGAGGGCGCCGTGCAGCGCTTCGTGGGCATCGTGCGCGGGCGCAAGGAGTCCAGCGGGCGGGACGAACCCGCGGGGGCCGAACGGGCGGCGTCGTCCGCGGGGTCCCAGACAGGGGGACATCCGGGCGGGGCCCGTGACACCGCGAACGGCGGACGGGATGCGGCGCCGATGACCACCCGCCAGGGTGCCCCGGAGCGCACGCCGGCCCCGGCGGAGGCGGGCGGGACGAGCGAGAAGGTGCCCGCGAAGCGCAGCGGCAGGGCACAGTCCGGTGGGTGGGCGAAGGCCGGGGCGAGCACCAAGCCGGGGTTGCGTCGCAAGCCCGGGCGCAAGGTCAAGAACAGCCGCTCCAAGAAGCGGCGCTGA
- a CDS encoding exodeoxyribonuclease VII small subunit, giving the protein MAQQNQNADSQQSPQQGAPDLSDIDHLSYEQAREQLVQIVSQLETGGTSLEESLQLWERGEALATRCEQWLDGARERLDAARARREDREQAASSSE; this is encoded by the coding sequence GTGGCACAGCAGAACCAGAACGCCGACTCCCAGCAGAGCCCCCAGCAGGGGGCGCCGGACCTCTCCGACATCGACCACCTGAGCTACGAGCAGGCCCGCGAGCAGCTCGTGCAGATCGTCTCCCAGCTCGAGACGGGCGGCACCTCCCTGGAGGAGTCCCTGCAGCTGTGGGAGCGCGGCGAGGCCCTCGCCACCCGCTGCGAGCAGTGGCTCGACGGCGCCCGGGAACGGCTCGACGCCGCCCGCGCCCGTCGTGAGGACCGGGAGCAGGCGGCGTCGTCGTCCGAGTGA
- a CDS encoding DNA recombination protein RmuC, whose product MDASVMAQVWWLWALFALVVGVVLGYVLAHQKSTALETELEDARGQRLAALQDAASARAAAEQLEQRVESLEARAVQDQDVMRALAPLNDQLSSVGRHVNQLERDRAQQFGAVAQALEAARTTDQQLLHATTSLEGSLRSTTARGAWGEMQLRRVVEAAGMTRHVDFTEQTVRATESGTQRPDMVINLPGAQTVVVDAKAPMSSYLDAQAVPADGSPENEQRRAQLLAAHAKALRAHVNTLGTKKYWSAEENSPELVMCFVPVESALAAALDADASLLDHAARANVALVSPVSLLASLKAVAFSWRQATLTDNARELYRLSRELYDRMGSVGKHLSDMGGSLRRSVEGYNKLVGSLESRVLPSARRIAELDPTATDSEALETRPVDSVPRPVTATEFVSD is encoded by the coding sequence ATGGATGCTTCGGTGATGGCTCAGGTGTGGTGGTTGTGGGCGCTGTTCGCCCTCGTGGTGGGTGTGGTGCTGGGGTACGTGCTGGCCCACCAGAAGTCCACGGCGCTGGAGACCGAGCTGGAGGATGCCCGGGGGCAGAGGCTCGCCGCCCTGCAGGACGCCGCCTCCGCGCGGGCCGCCGCTGAGCAGCTCGAGCAGCGTGTGGAGTCCCTCGAGGCTCGAGCCGTGCAGGACCAGGACGTCATGCGCGCGCTGGCACCGCTCAACGACCAGCTCTCCTCCGTGGGGCGGCACGTGAACCAGCTGGAGCGGGACCGTGCACAGCAGTTCGGAGCCGTGGCCCAGGCCCTGGAGGCGGCCCGCACCACGGACCAGCAGCTGCTGCACGCCACCACCTCCCTGGAGGGTTCCCTGCGCTCCACCACGGCTCGCGGCGCCTGGGGTGAAATGCAGCTGCGCCGCGTGGTGGAGGCCGCCGGGATGACCCGCCACGTGGACTTCACGGAGCAGACGGTGCGCGCCACGGAGTCCGGCACCCAGCGCCCGGACATGGTGATCAACCTGCCCGGGGCGCAGACCGTGGTGGTGGACGCGAAGGCCCCCATGTCCTCCTACCTGGACGCCCAGGCCGTCCCTGCGGACGGCTCCCCCGAGAACGAGCAGCGCCGCGCCCAGTTGCTCGCCGCCCACGCCAAGGCCCTGCGGGCGCACGTGAACACGCTGGGCACCAAGAAGTACTGGTCCGCGGAGGAGAACTCCCCCGAGCTGGTGATGTGCTTCGTGCCTGTCGAGTCCGCCCTGGCCGCCGCGCTGGATGCGGACGCTTCCCTGCTGGATCACGCGGCGCGTGCGAACGTGGCCCTGGTGTCCCCGGTGTCCCTGCTCGCCTCGCTCAAGGCCGTGGCGTTCAGCTGGCGTCAGGCCACCCTCACGGACAACGCGCGAGAGCTGTACCGGCTGTCCCGGGAGCTCTACGACCGCATGGGCTCGGTGGGCAAGCACCTGTCCGACATGGGCGGTTCGCTGCGGCGCTCGGTGGAGGGCTACAACAAGCTCGTGGGTTCGCTGGAGTCACGAGTGCTGCCCTCGGCGCGCAGGATCGCCGAACTGGATCCCACGGCCACCGACTCCGAGGCACTGGAGACCAGGCCCGTGGACTCGGTGCCCCGTCCGGTCACGGCCACGGAGTTCGTGAGCGACTGA
- a CDS encoding mechanosensitive ion channel family protein, with the protein MHNLEFWLDKPFRVLLVLLGAVIVSAVVRVVIRKVTRGIARGTQSRIVKRFDHGQSRWVQDAGVAAERQALRARTIGAVLASVSTIVVWAIAILMIISELGFNIAPVIASAGIAGVALSFGAQSLVKDYLSGIFMVAEDQLGIGDSVDVGEAIGTVENVGLRVTQVRDVKGTLWHVRNGEILRVGNQSQGWARCVLDIPVPYDTNIDLVADMIEHEAQLVRDDPDVGPSIVADPEVWGVENVTGESIVIRLAVKTAPLEQWDVARVMRVRIKKMLDRDGLRIPLINQVTVRTGSEPETRADMPTTSFPVPRVPTTGQVRTTPVYPHASPAQSHTPDGRTPSRDETGEGTSSSERRGDG; encoded by the coding sequence ATGCACAATCTCGAATTCTGGCTCGACAAACCCTTCCGTGTGCTCCTGGTGCTGCTGGGGGCCGTGATCGTCTCCGCCGTGGTGCGCGTGGTGATCCGCAAGGTGACCCGCGGAATCGCGCGCGGCACGCAGTCCCGGATCGTCAAGCGCTTCGACCACGGGCAGTCCCGGTGGGTCCAGGACGCCGGCGTCGCCGCGGAACGCCAGGCCCTGAGGGCGCGGACCATCGGGGCGGTGCTGGCCTCGGTGTCCACGATCGTGGTGTGGGCCATCGCGATCCTCATGATCATCTCCGAACTCGGCTTCAACATCGCCCCGGTGATCGCCTCCGCCGGGATCGCGGGCGTGGCGCTGTCCTTCGGCGCGCAGTCCCTGGTGAAGGACTACCTCTCGGGCATCTTCATGGTCGCCGAGGACCAGCTGGGCATCGGGGACTCCGTGGACGTGGGCGAGGCCATCGGCACCGTGGAGAACGTAGGCCTGCGGGTCACCCAGGTGCGTGACGTCAAGGGCACCCTGTGGCACGTGCGCAACGGGGAGATCCTGCGGGTGGGCAACCAGTCCCAGGGCTGGGCGCGCTGCGTGCTGGACATCCCCGTGCCCTACGACACCAACATCGACCTCGTGGCGGACATGATCGAGCACGAGGCCCAGCTGGTGCGCGACGATCCGGACGTGGGCCCCAGCATCGTGGCCGACCCCGAGGTGTGGGGCGTGGAGAACGTCACGGGTGAGAGCATCGTGATCCGGCTCGCCGTGAAGACCGCCCCGCTCGAGCAGTGGGACGTGGCCCGCGTGATGCGCGTGCGGATCAAGAAGATGCTGGACCGGGACGGGCTGCGCATCCCCCTGATCAACCAGGTCACGGTGCGCACCGGTTCCGAGCCCGAGACCCGCGCGGACATGCCCACCACGTCCTTCCCCGTGCCGCGCGTTCCCACCACGGGGCAGGTGCGGACCACGCCGGTCTACCCGCACGCCTCCCCCGCCCAGAGCCACACCCCGGACGGTCGCACGCCCAGCCGGGACGAGACGGGCGAGGGCACCAGCTCCTCGGAGCGCCGCGGGGACGGCTGA
- a CDS encoding 4-hydroxy-3-methylbut-2-enyl diphosphate reductase, which produces MSTVVDLSMPTVPRVRRTPQEIADAAPVTGRKVLLAAPRGYCAGVDRAVIAVEKALEHYGAPVYVRKEIVHNKHVVQTLEERGAVFVEETDEVPEGSLVVFSAHGVSPAVVQSAHDRNLHTIDATCPLVTKVHREAVRFAKNDYEILLIGHVGHEEVEGTFGEAPEHIQIVNSPEDVDTLEVHDPDKVVWLSQTTLSVDETMETVNRLRAKFPNMIDPPSDDICYATSNRQAAIKEIAPQADLVLVVGSANSSNSVRLKEVALEYGARRAERVDFANQVDESWFEGVATVGLTSGASVPEVLVQQVLDLLAEYGYGEVEEVVTAQEDILFSLPKELRAKLAKDGDTTRGLGGRGTKPSR; this is translated from the coding sequence ATGTCCACCGTGGTTGACCTCTCCATGCCCACCGTTCCCCGGGTGCGTCGCACTCCCCAGGAGATTGCCGACGCCGCCCCGGTCACCGGGCGCAAGGTGCTGCTGGCCGCGCCGCGCGGCTACTGCGCGGGCGTGGACCGGGCCGTGATCGCCGTGGAGAAGGCGCTGGAGCACTACGGTGCCCCGGTGTACGTGCGCAAGGAGATCGTGCACAACAAGCACGTGGTGCAAACGCTCGAGGAACGCGGCGCCGTGTTCGTGGAGGAGACCGACGAGGTCCCCGAGGGCTCGCTGGTCGTGTTCTCCGCCCACGGGGTGTCTCCGGCCGTGGTGCAGTCCGCCCACGACCGCAACCTCCACACCATCGACGCCACCTGCCCGCTGGTCACCAAGGTGCACCGCGAGGCCGTGCGCTTCGCCAAGAACGACTACGAGATCCTCCTGATCGGACACGTGGGCCACGAGGAGGTCGAGGGCACGTTCGGGGAGGCTCCCGAGCACATCCAGATCGTGAACTCCCCGGAGGACGTGGACACCCTGGAGGTGCACGATCCCGACAAAGTCGTGTGGCTGTCCCAGACCACCCTCAGCGTGGACGAGACCATGGAGACGGTGAACCGGCTGCGTGCCAAGTTCCCCAACATGATCGACCCGCCCAGCGACGACATCTGCTACGCCACCTCCAACCGGCAGGCCGCGATCAAGGAGATCGCCCCGCAGGCGGACCTGGTGCTGGTGGTGGGTTCGGCGAACTCCTCCAACTCGGTGCGCCTCAAGGAGGTGGCCCTGGAGTACGGGGCCCGGCGCGCGGAGCGCGTGGACTTTGCCAACCAGGTGGACGAGTCCTGGTTCGAGGGCGTGGCCACCGTGGGGCTGACCTCCGGTGCGTCGGTGCCCGAGGTGCTCGTGCAGCAGGTTCTGGACCTGCTCGCGGAGTACGGCTACGGGGAGGTCGAGGAAGTGGTGACCGCCCAGGAGGACATCCTCTTCTCCCTGCCCAAGGAGCTGCGCGCCAAGCTCGCGAAGGACGGGGACACCACCCGCGGTCTGGGTGGCCGCGGCACCAAGCCCTCGCGGTGA
- a CDS encoding response regulator transcription factor encodes MTEIRVLIADDQALVRAGLAALLDLEPDITVVAQAADGAEAVALAGELPVDVALLDIEMPGLTGLEATERIVAAGRGTRCLMVTTFDRPGYLRRAFDAGASGFVVKDTPAAELAEAIRKVHAGLRVVDPALAEKSLLAGPNPLTPREQDVLREASHGASAGQIGRALHLSAGTVRNHLSSAIGKTGTANRTEAAAVAARNGWL; translated from the coding sequence ATGACCGAGATCCGAGTGCTGATCGCGGACGACCAGGCCCTCGTGCGCGCCGGACTGGCCGCTCTGCTGGACCTGGAACCGGACATCACCGTGGTGGCCCAGGCCGCCGACGGTGCCGAGGCGGTCGCTCTTGCCGGGGAGCTCCCCGTGGACGTGGCCCTGCTGGACATCGAGATGCCCGGCCTCACCGGGCTGGAGGCCACCGAGCGAATCGTGGCTGCCGGGCGCGGGACGCGGTGCCTGATGGTCACCACGTTCGACCGCCCCGGCTACCTGCGGCGCGCGTTCGACGCCGGGGCGTCCGGCTTCGTGGTCAAGGACACCCCCGCTGCGGAGCTCGCAGAGGCCATCCGGAAGGTGCACGCCGGGCTGCGCGTGGTCGACCCGGCGCTGGCCGAGAAGTCCCTGCTGGCCGGACCAAACCCCCTGACCCCGCGGGAGCAGGACGTGCTGCGGGAAGCGTCCCACGGGGCCTCGGCGGGGCAGATCGGGCGGGCCCTGCACCTCTCCGCAGGGACGGTGCGCAACCACCTGTCCTCGGCGATCGGCAAGACCGGAACCGCCAACCGGACCGAGGCCGCGGCCGTCGCTGCTCGCAACGGGTGGCTGTAG
- the corA gene encoding magnesium/cobalt transporter CorA, whose amino-acid sequence MSIVENAIYRNGRKVETPRSLEETYTLLKRAIDRSEGDEHGSGTVLAWIGLYRPTPEEIRSLAEHFQLHELAVEDTIQAHQRPKMERYGQTLFTVIRPAVYQDETETVEIGEIHIFTGPNFVITIRHSESSGVSRVRKRVEADQELLCLGPDGVLYALLDQIVDDYFPVLSGLENDIDEIEDALFAGQPNVSQRIYELAREINDFHRGVAPLSDVMQRYFAGFTKYGTHQELQHRLRDVLDHVIAVSGKLESMRASLTDAMSVDSTLTTARQNEAAMVQNEQMKKISSWAAILFAPSIVGSIYGMNFKAMPELEWALGYPMALVLMLLVGLVLYVVFKVKDWL is encoded by the coding sequence GTGAGCATCGTGGAGAACGCCATTTACCGCAACGGCCGCAAGGTCGAGACCCCCCGGTCGCTGGAGGAGACGTACACGCTCCTGAAGCGCGCGATCGACCGTTCCGAGGGGGACGAGCACGGTTCCGGGACGGTCCTCGCGTGGATCGGGCTGTACCGGCCCACGCCCGAGGAGATCCGGTCCCTGGCCGAGCACTTCCAGCTCCACGAGCTCGCCGTGGAGGACACCATCCAGGCGCACCAGCGGCCCAAGATGGAGCGCTACGGGCAGACGCTGTTCACCGTGATCCGCCCGGCCGTGTACCAGGACGAGACCGAGACCGTGGAGATCGGGGAGATCCACATCTTCACCGGCCCCAACTTCGTGATCACCATCCGCCACTCCGAGTCCAGCGGTGTGAGCCGCGTGCGCAAGCGCGTGGAGGCGGACCAGGAGCTGCTGTGCCTCGGCCCGGACGGGGTGCTCTACGCGCTGCTGGACCAGATCGTGGACGACTACTTCCCCGTGCTCTCCGGGCTGGAGAACGACATCGACGAGATCGAGGACGCCCTGTTCGCCGGGCAGCCGAACGTGTCCCAGCGGATCTACGAGCTCGCCCGCGAGATCAACGACTTCCACCGCGGCGTGGCCCCGCTCAGCGACGTGATGCAGCGCTACTTCGCCGGGTTCACCAAGTACGGCACCCACCAGGAGCTGCAGCACCGGCTGCGGGACGTGCTGGACCACGTGATCGCGGTCAGCGGCAAGCTCGAGTCCATGCGCGCCTCCCTCACGGACGCCATGAGCGTGGACTCCACCCTCACCACGGCCCGGCAGAACGAGGCCGCGATGGTGCAGAACGAGCAGATGAAGAAGATCTCCTCGTGGGCGGCCATCCTGTTCGCGCCCTCGATCGTGGGCTCCATCTACGGCATGAACTTCAAGGCCATGCCCGAGTTGGAGTGGGCCCTCGGCTACCCCATGGCGCTCGTGCTCATGCTGCTCGTGGGCCTGGTGCTCTACGTGGTGTTCAAGGTCAAGGACTGGCTGTGA